The following coding sequences lie in one Trichoderma breve strain T069 chromosome 1, whole genome shotgun sequence genomic window:
- a CDS encoding nmrA-like family domain-containing protein gives MTPILITGATGSTGRSTIKYLLQKGLSVRAFVHKEDDRSRQLEAQGAEVVVGNLLDLRSVRRAFEGVKRAYFCYPVQPGLIDATTIFAQAAKEAKAEYIVNMSQIVARGEVPSNASINHWLSERVFDWAGTPVTHLQPTIFHEWLIYASKAIREEDCFAVPFSSTGKFASVSTEDIGELTATLLENPAGHGGQSYPLSGPTELTPPEIADVLSKHLGRKIRFEQVKASALIRSFSPVEIPYLEQHFDAAGQMHRDGLMAGTNDLFEKIIGHPPQSTEEFVAQNKSIWSKNAEEFIAQGKSFSKNRG, from the coding sequence ATGACTCCAATTCTCATCACTGGCGCCACGGGGTCCACTGGACGCTCTACAATCAAATATCTGTTGCAGAAAGGTCTTTCTGTGCGTGCATTTGTCCACAAGGAAGATGATCGCTCGCGCCAACTTGAAGCTCAAGGCGCTGAAGTCGTCGTTGGAAATCTCCTTGATTTGCGCTCAGTCCGACGCGCATTTGAGGGCGTCAAGAGAGCTTATTTTTGCTATCCTGTACAGCCAGGGCTCATCGATGCCACTACTATTTTTGCTCAGGCGGCTAAAGAGGCCAAAGCCGAATACATCGTCAACATGTCTCAAATCGTTGCCAGAGGGGAAGTCCCTAGCAATGCTTCCATTAACCACTGGCTGTCGGAGCGTGTTTTTGATTGGGCTGGCACGCCTGTCACGCATCTGCAACCAACGATTTTCCATGAATGGCTTATTTATGCTAGCAAAGCAatcagagaagaagattgcttCGCCGTTCCTTTTAGCTCAACGGGCAAATTTGCCTCAGTCTCTACTGAAGACATAGGAGAGCTGACCGCCACGCTGCTTGAGAACCCGGCCGGCCATGGGGGACAGTCATACCCCCTCTCTGGCCCTACAGAGCTGACGCCGCCCGAGATTGCCGATGTTCTCTCGAAGCACCTTGGAAGGAAAATTCGCTTCGAGCAAGTCAAGGCCAGCGCCTTGATTCGGTCATTCTCGCCCGTTGAAATACCGTACCTGGAGCAACATTTCGACGCAGCGGGCCAGATGCATCGTGATGGTCTTATGGCTGGTACTAATGATTTGTTTGAGAAGATTATTGGCCACCCACCGCAGAGCACGGAAGAGTTTGTGGCGCAGAATAAATCGATCTGGTCGAAAAATGCGGAGGAGTTTATAGCGCAGGGTAAATCTTTCTCGAAGAACAGAGGATAG